Part of the Prevotella communis genome is shown below.
GTAAAATAATTCTGCAAAGGTACTATAAAATGGTATAACAGCAAAACGTTTTAAGAATTATTTGCATTCATCTTTTGATATGAGATAGCATTTTGCGATATATCAAAAAATAATTGGCTTTTCATCACCATTAATTCACAAAACTTTTGTACCTTTGCAGCCCAAAACATATAACGTTATATAGAAATAGGTATGGCTGAAGTTAAAAAGATTAAGACTGCATTGATTTCCGTATTCCACAAAGATGGATTGGATGAGTTATTGAAGAAGTTGAACGCTGAAGGCGTTAAGTTCTTGTCTACTGGTGGTACCCAGAAGTTTATCGAGGAGCAGGGCTATCCCTGTCAGAAGGTGGAAGACGTGACCACTTACCCCTCTATCCTGGGCGGCCGTGTAAAGACCCTGCACCCAAAGGTATTCGGAGGTATCCTGGGACGCCGCGACAATGAGGGCGACCGTGAGCAGATGGCAAAGTACGAGATTCCAGAGATCGACCTTGTTATCGTTGACCTGTATCCTTTCGAGCAGACCGTAGCTAGCGGTGCCAGCGAGGCCGACATCATTGAGAAGATTGATATTGGCGGTATCTCACTGATCCGTGCCGGAGCCAAGAACTTCAAGGACGTCGTCATCGTACCCTCTAAGGCTGAATACAGTGTATTGCTCGATATCCTGAACAAGAAAGGCGCTCAGACTGACATCGAGGACCGCAAGATGTTTGCAGCCCGTGCATTCGGCGTGAGCAGTCACTACGACACAGCCATTCACGGTTGGTTTACAGCCAACAAATAAGAAGAGACACATTTCGTAATCTTAAATTTTCAGAATGGGATTTTTTAGTTTTAGACAAGAACTGGCCATGGACCTTGGCACGGCCAACACGATTATAATCAGTGATGACAAGATCGTGGTAGATGAACCATCTGTGGTGGCACTCGACCGCCGTACGGACAAGATGATTGCCGTAGGACAGATGGCCAAGATGATGTATGAAAAGACACATGACAATATCCGCACCATCCGTCCCCTTCGCGACGGTGTGATTGCCGACTTCTCTGCCTGCGAGCAGATGATGCGCGGCCTGATCAAGATGGTGCATACAGGTCATCATTTCTTCTCACCCTCCCTGCGTATGGTGATTGGCGTGCCCAGCGGTTCTACTGAAGTGGAGCTGCGTGCTGTGCGCGACTCTGCCGAGCATGCCGACGGACGTGACGTCTATCTGATTTTCGAGCCTATGGCAGCAGCCATCGGTATCGGCATCGACGTAGAGGCCCCCGAGGGTAATATGATTGTGGATATCGGTGGTGGTTCTACCGAGATTGCCGTCATCTCCCTTGGCGGTATCGTATCCAACAATTCCATTCGTACTGCAGGCGACGACCTGACAGCCGACATCCAGGAGTATATGTCACGCCAGCACAACGTGAAGGTATCTGAGCGTATGGCCGAGCGTATCAAGATTAACGTAGGTTCTGCGCTGACCGACCTGGGCGATGAGGGTCCTGAGGACTATATTGTCCACGGTCCTAACCGTATCACCGCCCTCCCCATGGAGGTTCCCGTGTGCTATCAGGAGATAGCCCACTGTCTTGACAAGACGATTGCCAAGATTGAGAACGCCGTG
Proteins encoded:
- a CDS encoding IMP cyclohydrolase yields the protein MAEVKKIKTALISVFHKDGLDELLKKLNAEGVKFLSTGGTQKFIEEQGYPCQKVEDVTTYPSILGGRVKTLHPKVFGGILGRRDNEGDREQMAKYEIPEIDLVIVDLYPFEQTVASGASEADIIEKIDIGGISLIRAGAKNFKDVVIVPSKAEYSVLLDILNKKGAQTDIEDRKMFAARAFGVSSHYDTAIHGWFTANK
- a CDS encoding rod shape-determining protein, producing the protein MGFFSFRQELAMDLGTANTIIISDDKIVVDEPSVVALDRRTDKMIAVGQMAKMMYEKTHDNIRTIRPLRDGVIADFSACEQMMRGLIKMVHTGHHFFSPSLRMVIGVPSGSTEVELRAVRDSAEHADGRDVYLIFEPMAAAIGIGIDVEAPEGNMIVDIGGGSTEIAVISLGGIVSNNSIRTAGDDLTADIQEYMSRQHNVKVSERMAERIKINVGSALTDLGDEGPEDYIVHGPNRITALPMEVPVCYQEIAHCLDKTIAKIENAVLSALENTPPELYADIVKNGIYLSGGGALLRGLDKRLEDKINIEFHVPEDPLHSVAKGAGIALKNVDRFSFLMR